One Phycisphaerae bacterium RAS2 DNA window includes the following coding sequences:
- the feoA gene encoding Ferrous iron transport protein A, with product MVAQTFRSLADLHPGESGHIARVEGLPEVRMRLLEMGLTRGTAVRLVRVAPLGDPIELDVRGYRLSVRKGEARSVSLGNE from the coding sequence ATGGTTGCCCAAACCTTTCGAAGCCTGGCCGATCTGCATCCCGGCGAGTCCGGTCACATTGCTCGCGTGGAAGGCCTGCCCGAAGTCCGCATGCGTCTGCTCGAAATGGGCCTGACGCGCGGCACGGCGGTTCGGCTGGTTCGCGTCGCGCCGCTGGGTGATCCCATCGAGCTGGATGTGCGCGGCTATCGCTTGAGCGTCCGCAAGGGCGAGGCCCGGAGCGTCAGTCTCGGGAACGAGTAA
- a CDS encoding DNA-binding protein HU, translating to MNTITKKDLIDRLADKTGQKRVVVKRIIQGFLDDIIDELGRGNRLEFRDFGVFESKVRAARTAQNPKTLERVEVPQKRTVKFKVGRVMKMRLGIDHDGSGSSRPSPTPSST from the coding sequence ATGAACACGATCACGAAGAAAGACCTGATTGACCGCCTCGCGGACAAGACCGGCCAGAAGCGCGTGGTTGTAAAGCGCATTATTCAGGGCTTTTTGGATGATATTATTGATGAGCTGGGTCGCGGCAACCGCTTGGAATTCCGCGACTTCGGCGTGTTTGAGAGCAAGGTCCGCGCGGCTCGCACGGCACAGAACCCCAAGACACTTGAACGCGTCGAAGTCCCGCAGAAGCGAACGGTGAAATTCAAGGTCGGCCGCGTCATGAAGATGCGACTGGGGATCGACCATGACGGCAGCGGGAGTTCACGCCCGTCGCCCACCCCTTCGAGCACGTGA